ATCAAATGGCTGGACGTCGATGCCCGGTCACCATAGGCCATCTTCTTGCCCTTAAGGTCGGCATACTCATTCACGCCTGACGCCACATTGGCGATAATCACCGAGCGATAGGTCGGCTTGCCGTCGATGACCATGGCAGCGAAGGGCTCGATGTCGCTTTTGCTTTTGGCCATGACGTAGGACAGCGGACCGAAATACGCCAGGTCGATACGGCCAAAGCGCATCGCCTCAATCATCGAGGAATAGTCGGTGGTTACGATCAGCTGCACCTTCTTGTCCAGATGCTCTTCCAGATAATCCTTCAGCGGCTGGTTACGCTTGATCAGCTCGGAGGCGTTTTCGTCCGGCAGCAGGGCAACCTTTAGCACATCCGGATCGGCATCGGCCGCTAGGGCGGACAAACTTGAAACAGCGGACAGCAAGCAAGTCAATAAGAGCGCGGATAAGCGTTTCATCGGGACATCTCCAGTGAAGGTTCGAGCATGACAGGTGGTTCAGCCGGAGCATTCGCTGGCTGAGTCGTAGAGCGGCCTGCATAGATGCGCTCAAGCTGCGCATCGGTGAGTTCCGAGGGCGCGGCATCGAAAACGATCTGAGAATCGGCCAGCCCGACGACGCGATCGGCGAAGCGGCGGGCATATTCGAGTTGATGCAGCGAAACGATGGCGGTGATGCCGTCTTCCTTGCAGATGTCGCGCAGCAATCCGAGAACACGGACCGAAGTGGCCGGGTCGAGACTGGCTACCGGCTCATCGGCCAGAATGATCGCCGGCTGTTGCGCTAGCGCACGCGCGATGCCTACCCGCTGCTGCTGGCCACCGGACAGTTTGTCCACCCGGCTTAGCGCCTTGTCTGCCAGACCGACCCGAGCGAGGCAACTGAGCGCAATCTCCTGATCGGCACGCGGCAGAGGAAACAGCGAGCGGAGCGTGTTGTGAAAGGCCAGCCGACCGGTAAGCACATTAGCCAGTGCGCTTTGACGTTCGATTAGCTGGTGGTGCTGAAAGATCATGGCGGTACGCCGACGATGCTGACGCAAGGCCGAGCCGCTGCCGAGCTCACCGAGTTCGCTGGTGACACTGCCGCCAGTGGGCGTGACGAGTCGATTGAGACTACGGAGCAAGGTCGACTTGCCTGCGCCCGAGAGACCAAGCAGCACGGTGAACTCACCACGCCGAAATGCAATCGAGGTATCGCGTAGGGCTGTCACGCCGCCTGGATAGACGACGCTCAACCGGTCGA
This Desulfomicrobium macestii DNA region includes the following protein-coding sequences:
- the phnC gene encoding phosphonate ABC transporter ATP-binding protein; translation: MMPHPIQDAVLRVDRLSVVYPGGVTALRDTSIAFRRGEFTVLLGLSGAGKSTLLRSLNRLVTPTGGSVTSELGELGSGSALRQHRRRTAMIFQHHQLIERQSALANVLTGRLAFHNTLRSLFPLPRADQEIALSCLARVGLADKALSRVDKLSGGQQQRVGIARALAQQPAIILADEPVASLDPATSVRVLGLLRDICKEDGITAIVSLHQLEYARRFADRVVGLADSQIVFDAAPSELTDAQLERIYAGRSTTQPANAPAEPPVMLEPSLEMSR
- the phnD gene encoding phosphate/phosphite/phosphonate ABC transporter substrate-binding protein; translation: MKRLSALLLTCLLSAVSSLSALAADADPDVLKVALLPDENASELIKRNQPLKDYLEEHLDKKVQLIVTTDYSSMIEAMRFGRIDLAYFGPLSYVMAKSKSDIEPFAAMVIDGKPTYRSVIIANVASGVNEYADLKGKKMAYGDRASTSSHLIPKTVLLETAGLTGGQDYEQYFVGTHDAVAVNVANGNADAGGLSEVIFNHVVERGLIDPSKVKVLGYSGEYPQYPWAMRSNLSPELKTKVRDVFVGIDDPEVLRNFKAEAFAPITDADYDVIRKMGSLLGLDFATM